From Solea senegalensis isolate Sse05_10M linkage group LG7, IFAPA_SoseM_1, whole genome shotgun sequence, a single genomic window includes:
- the il17a/f2 gene encoding interleukin 17a/f2 produces MKLRHHVGKLLVCCSVLWVVVSSTSSNETACCSPPECDSMLAFSSNISPVSEGGGDIRRRSLCTWKWRSSTVKNRIPSTLWEAECSSSLCSGPNKPSLNSLPIYQSVLVLHRQQGGSCYTASFQSVSVGCTCVWAQTSQN; encoded by the exons ATGAAGCTGAGACACCATGTCGGCAAACTGCTG GTGTGTTGCAGTGTATTGTGGGTAGTtgtgtcctccacctcctctaaTGAAACAGCCTGCTGTTCTCCCCCTGAATGTGACTCCATGTTGGCGTTCTCCTCAAACATCTCCCCCGTATCTGAAGGAGGGGGGGACATTCGCCGCAGGTCTCTGTGTACGTGGAAATGGAG GTCGTCCACGGTGAAGAACCGGATCCCATCCACACTGTGGGAGGCcgagtgcagcagcagcttgtgcTCCGGTCCAAACAAGCCCAGCTTGAACTCACTTCCCATCTACCAGAGCGTCCTGGTCCTGCATCGACAGCAGGGCGGCAGCTGCTACACCGCATCGTtccagtctgtgtctgtgggctGTACCTGTGTCTGGGCCCAAACCAGCCAGAACTGA
- the il17a/f1 gene encoding interleukin 17a/f1, with product MMFSTTNSTVKATCVVTMMVMMMMVMEAAAMPKAGSHSKHSGRTHKNTDGAHIETVPLQLDPSFLAPKNIRSLQNSSISPWTYSVSQDDSLIPRLSEARCLLQGCLDSEGLEDLSLESKPIMHQVLLLRRVRTQEAGHGYIYQLESRLIAVGCTCIRPVVKLQQ from the exons ATGATGTTTTCAACAACAAACTCCACAGTGAAG GCGACTTGTGTTGTGacaatgatggtgatgatgatgatggtgatggaggcagcagccaTGCCAAAAGCGGGCAGCCATTCCAAACACTCGGGGAGGACACACAAGAACACTGACGGTGCTCACATAGAAACAGTCCCCTTGCAACTTGACCCCAGCTTTTTGGCTCCTAAAAACATCCGATCACTTCAGAACTCCTCCATCTCCCCATGGACGTACAG CGTCTCCCAAGACGACTCTCTGATCCCTCGGCTGTCGGAGGCGCGCTGTTTGCTGCAGGGCTGTCTGGATTCTGAGGGCCTCGAGGACCTGAGCCTGGAGTCCAAACCCATCATGCACCAGGTCCTGTTGCTGCGGCGGGTCAGAACGCAGGAGGCGGGGCACGGCTACATCTACCAGCTGGAGTCCCGCCTCATTGCAGTGGGCTGCACCTGCATCCGGCCCGTAGTCAAACTCCAACAGTGA
- the LOC122771964 gene encoding membrane progestin receptor beta-like — MPRVTCAPPSLCLSLLRLLKHLLPSLPPTVRDADVPPLYRKRFVLSGYRPVGLSRRCYILSLFQIHNETLNVWSHLLAAVCMSMRFLVFVVLQGGGILGFRLQGPEGQGFSVDVSSLPLVLYVISAITYLSCSAAAHLLQAHSEMEHYSLYFLDYACMAVYQYSCAMALYLYTSDDVWKQSMLAQIFPPASALLSWLSCATCCYATLATHFCRPLHRKLCQVVPLGVAFMVVFNPVAHRLISYSWKSNSALPLHFLQMVLFLPSAIFFSFPVPELFYPGHCDIVAHSHQIFHVMLSFSMFIQQEALFKNFLWRRPALIREFGEEHLLLVCASFLCLMLCCVMTALAMRWRAKAQLQKEQRWK, encoded by the exons ATGCCGCGGGTGACGTGCGCCCCTCCCTCACTATGCCTTAGCCTCCTCCGTCTGCTGAAGCACCTCCTTCCCTCACTCCCCCCGACGGTCCGGGATGCGGACGTCCCCCCTCTCTACCGGAAGCGGTTCGTCCTGTCCGGGTATCGCCCTGTCGGCCTCTCGAGGCGCTGTTACATCCTCAGTCTCTTCCAGATCCACAACGAGACACTGAATGTGTGGAGCCACCTGCTGGCCGCTGTCTGCATGTCCATGAGGTTCCTGGTGTTCGTCGTTCTACAGGGAGGG GGGATCCTGGGTTTTCGGCTGCAGGGTCCTGAAGGTCAGGGCTTCTCTGTGGACGTATCCTCGCTGCCTCTGGTCCTCTACGTAATCTCTGCCATCACATACCTGAGCTGTAG CGCTGCAGCTCACCTCCTGCAGGCCCATTCAGAGATGGAACATTACTCACTCTACTTCCTGGACTATGCGTGCATGGCTGTCTACCAGTACAGCTGTGCCATGGCTCTGTATCTGTACACCTCAGACGATGTTTGGAAGCAAAGCATGCTAGCACAG ATCTTCCCCCCAGCCTCTGCCCTCCTCTCCTGGCTCTCCTGCGCCACCTGCTGCTACGCAACGCTTGCTACGCATTTCTGCCGTCCACTGCACAGGAAGCTCTGCCAGGTGGTCCCATTGGGTGTGGCCTTCATGGTGGTCTTCAACCCTGTTGCCCACCGCCTCATCTCCTACAGCTGGAAGAGCAACTCTGCATTGCCTCTGCACTTCCTGCAG ATGGTGCTGTTTCTTCCGTCAGccatcttcttctccttccccgTACCTGAGCTCTTTTACCCCGGCCACTGCGACATTGTCGCTCACAGCCACCAGATCTTCCACGTCATGTTGTCTTTCAGCATGTTCATCCAACAGGAGGCGCTGTTCAAGAACTTCCTGTGGCGGCGGCCGGCACTGATCAGGGAGTTTGGAGAGGAGCACCTCCTGCTGGTCTGTGCCTCCTTCCTCTGCCTGATGCTTTGCTGTGTGATGACGGCACTCGCCATGAGGTGGCGAGCTAAGGCGCAGCTGCAGAAAGAGCAAAGATGGAAGTAG